The genomic interval GAGTTCGACATTGCCGACGACGTGATCTATCGCCTGGAACAGCCGCCGCGGGGCGCCGTCGCGGGGTTCGAAGCCCGACCGCCTGGCGACGTAGCCGGGCAGATAGGGCCCGTCGTAGCGGGAACGGTCGACGAGGGTGTGGCGGGTCTCGCCGTAGGTCGCCAGGGCGGCGGACCGGACGGTGCCGAATTCGTCGGTGTCGTCGTGCGGTTCGGTGAGCACGGTCGCGCCGCGGGCGCGCGCCCAGGCCACGCACCGGTCGACGTCGGGCACCTCCAGCGCGATGTCCACCACGCCGTCGCCGTGCCGATCATGGTGCGCGACAAGGGGACTCGCCGGATCGACGGCCCCCTGCAGCACGAATCTGGCGCTGCCGCTGCGCAGCACGAACGACTTGTGATCACGAGTACCGGTCTCGGGCCCGGCGTACGCCTCCAGCCGCATCCCGAACGCCGACTCCAGATAGTGCGCGCATTGGGTGGCATTGCCGACCACCCACACCAGCGCGTCCCACCCGAGGACAGGGAAAGGGTCGCTGCGGGTGTCGTGGTCGACCAGGCCGATCAACCGGCGGAGGTCCGCCTCGGCGGGCTGGGCCGCCCCGTTCCGTTCCACTCCTCCGCGCCGGGTCGCGACATCGGTGTGCTCGGCTGTCATTCATCCAGGAAATCCGTCCGGAGCCGTGCTGAGCAATATCGCCGAAATTCGGTAGACATCGTGGCGAATCGCGTCACCGGAACGGGGTCCATGCTGGACAATTTGAATAGATGACGACACGGACGGAGACGACGATGGCACGCACCGCCGCGCGGCTGGACGAGCTGGATCTGGCGATCCTGGCCGCCATGCACGAGTACCAGAAGGCGGGCATCCTCGAGCTGTCGCGGCGCACCCGCGTCGCCCGCGCGACGGTTCAGTCGCGCATCGCCCGGATGGAGGAGTCCGGCGTGATCGCGTCCTACGATCCCCAGATCGACGTCACCGCAGCCGGTTTCGACGTGCAGGCGTTCGTCACCCTGGAGATCGCGCAGGGCGCGCTGGACGCGGTGGCCGCCGATCTGGAGGCCATCCCCGGCGTGCTGGAGGCCTACGCCACCACGGGCTCGGGGGATGTGCTGTGCCGCATCGGCGCGGATTCGCACACCGGATTGCAGTCGGTGCTGCTGAGTATCGACCGCAGCGCCGCGGTGGTCCGGTCGCACAGCGTGATCGTGCTGTCGACGGTGGTGCCGCACCGCACCCTGCCGCTGCTGCGCACGCTCACGCCCGCCGGGACCAGCAAGGCCCCGGCCTACCGCCATCCGTGAACGCCGCCGGTCACCTCAGGGTTTGAGATTCGCCCCGGGTGCGAGGATCTCCACGCTCGCGGCCCGTTCCGGCTCCAGGAAGTCCAGCAGTGCGGCGCCCTCGGCCTCGACGGCCGACCGCTCGGCGGGCGACCAGGCGCGTTCCGGCGCGATGCGCAGCCGGGCCCGCTCGCGATCGGTGCAGACCTTGTAGATACCGGCCAGGTAGCCGTCGACCAGTATCGGCGCGACCTGGGTCGCCGAGCGTTGCAGCGGGGGCGCGGCGCCGTCGGTCACCACGCGGCTGCGGTCCTGGTGGGAGAGGTAGAGGTTGTCGTACCAGCCGAGGAAGCGGACCGGCGCGGGCAGATCCGGGTCGGCGAGTTCGGCGTCGGCGGCGTCGTAGAGGGTGCGGCCGCGCTCGTCGCGATAGGTGCGCACGCGCTCGCCGAGCCGGTCGACGGCCTCCTTGATGCCCAGCAGCCGCGACCAGGTCTGCACGTCCATGGTGGACGCCGGGCCGAAGGCCCGCAGGTAGCGCAGGACCAGCTCTTCCAGCGGGTAGCCGGGATCCAGTTCGGTGCCCAGCCAGGGCTGGATGCGCGACCAGACCGGACGGCTGTTGTTCTTCCACAGGCCCCGCGGCGGCGTCTGCAGCACCGGCAGCTGATACAGCCAGGTCTGCACCACGGCGCCGGGGTCGCGGTCGGGAAACAGCTCGGCCGCACGCGCTCTCAGCTCGGCCGCCGACATCGGCTCGTCCCCGAGCACCCGCTCGCCGCTGGCGCGCACCGTCTCGGGGTCCAGGCCGACCATCGCGCCGTAGTTGAAACCCTTTCGGAACGGCACCTTTTCGAGTTCGGGCTGGATGTGCGGGGCGATGCGGACCGCATCGGCGGCGGTCACCAGATGAATCGTGCCGCGCATCAAGGTGATTCGCACCAATGACCGATCCAGCAGCCCCGCGGACACCGCGTCGGGAACGAAATCGCGTACCCGGCTCCACAACCCGATGAACGGCGGCGGCACGTCCTGGGCCTGCAGGCCGACCAGGTGTTCGCACAGCCGCGGCACCGTCAGCGTCGTGCGTTCCAGCAGGTGCTGCCGGGCCAGCAGGGTCCGGTTCAGTACCCGGTTCGAGACGACATCAGTGGTCACGGCGGCCTCTCACGATGTGGTGGCGCGCGCGGGTGCGGCGCCGGTCAGGCGAGAGATGTTCTCGCACAGACCTTTCCAGGATTCGGCGGCGTCCGCCGAGTCGGTGTGCGGGTGACGGAAGCGGTGGACGTATTCGGCCGCGTCGGTGAGGTCCCAGCGCAGGCGGTACAGGTCGAGCAGATCGGGGCGCGGAGTCACTCCGGTGGCGGCGGCATAGTCCCGCAGCAGCGAGCCGTCACCGGGATCGAGGTCCCAGAGGTCGCGTTCGGGCGGGGCGAGAAGCGCTGTGTCCCAATCGATCAGGCGCCAGCCTTCCGGAGTGAGCATCGTGTTGCCCGCATGCGGCTCGCCGTGTGTCAGTACCGGATCGGCTGTCCGTGCCGTGACGGCGAGGTCGTCGTAGCGCCGCCATGCCGCCCGGATCTCGTCGGCGGCGGACGCGATCAGTTCCGCCATCGGCTCGGCGTACGGGCCGCGGTCCACGCGCTCCCCCGCCAGCGCCCAATCGAACTCGTCGCGATGCGCGACGGTGAAGTCGTCGGCCCGCGCCACGGCCGCGACGGGTGCGGAATGCACCGCGACGATCATGTCGAACGCGGCACGGCGATGCGCGTCGTCACGGAACTCACCCCACGCGAACTGCCGCCCCGCCAGCAGCGGGTAGCAGGCGACAGCGTAATGCTCACCGATCCGCGCGACCACCTCGTCGTCGCGATCCGGAATCGGCGCGACCACGAAATCCAGGCCGCCGGCGGACAATTGCCGCGCGGTCGCCAACGCCGCACGCAACCGCTCGAATGCCGCTGCCGAGGGCTCCCCGAGCGTTCGCGGCCGCAGCTCGTCCACCGTCACGAACCAGCGCCGACCGCCCACCCCGCTCACCCGCCAGTGATGGCTGCCGAACCCGAGGGGCGCGTACTCCAGCGACGCCACCTCGAACCCCCACCGCCCGCCCAGCACGGCGACGAGCATCTCGTCCGGCAGCCCGATCAGCGGTGTCAGCATGCCCGGCAGCATAAATCTCCCCTCCGACACACCACGACCCATTTCCGCCCCGACCGGACACCTTCCGCTCGACGGAGGGCGACCACGACGCCCACGGGACGCCTCCCACTCGACCCGAAGCGACCAACGACCCCCACCGGACGCCTCCCACTCGACGCAAAGTGACCACGACGCCCACCGGACACCTTCCACTCGACCCAGGGTGACCACAACGCCCACCGGACGCCTCCCGCTCGACCCAGGGTGACCACGACGCCCACCGGACACCTTCCGCTCGACACAGAGTGACCAGGACGCCGACCGGATGTTCCGCTCAGCGCAGGGTGACCACGACTTTGCCGGTCGCGCTGCGGTTGTCGAGGGCGGCCACGGCTTCGGCGGCGCGGTCGAGGGGGTAGAGGGTGGGTTGGGGCGGGGGGATCTTGCCCTGGGCCAGGAGGGGTTCCACCTCGGCCCACTGTTGCTGGAGGTAGCCGGGGTGGGTGCGGACCCATTCGCCCCAGCCCGCGCCGATCACCTCGGCGTTCTTCAGCAGCAGGCGGTTCACCTTGACCGTCGGGATGTCGCCTCCGGTGAAGCCGACGACCAGCACGCG from Nocardia wallacei carries:
- the hppD gene encoding 4-hydroxyphenylpyruvate dioxygenase, yielding MTAEHTDVATRRGGVERNGAAQPAEADLRRLIGLVDHDTRSDPFPVLGWDALVWVVGNATQCAHYLESAFGMRLEAYAGPETGTRDHKSFVLRSGSARFVLQGAVDPASPLVAHHDRHGDGVVDIALEVPDVDRCVAWARARGATVLTEPHDDTDEFGTVRSAALATYGETRHTLVDRSRYDGPYLPGYVARRSGFEPRDGAPRRLFQAIDHVVGNVELGQMDRWVEYYRRVMGFENMAEFVGDDIATDYSALMSKVVANGNHRVKFPLNEPAVSRRKSQIDEYLEFYRGPGVQHVALATGDILAAVDALRREGVEFLDTPATYYEDPELRARIGHVRVPVEQLRSRGILVDRDEDGYLLQIFCKPLTDRPTVFFELIERHGSLGFGKGNFKALFQAIEREQEARGNL
- a CDS encoding Lrp/AsnC family transcriptional regulator: MARTAARLDELDLAILAAMHEYQKAGILELSRRTRVARATVQSRIARMEESGVIASYDPQIDVTAAGFDVQAFVTLEIAQGALDAVAADLEAIPGVLEAYATTGSGDVLCRIGADSHTGLQSVLLSIDRSAAVVRSHSVIVLSTVVPHRTLPLLRTLTPAGTSKAPAYRHP
- a CDS encoding winged helix DNA-binding domain-containing protein → MTTDVVSNRVLNRTLLARQHLLERTTLTVPRLCEHLVGLQAQDVPPPFIGLWSRVRDFVPDAVSAGLLDRSLVRITLMRGTIHLVTAADAVRIAPHIQPELEKVPFRKGFNYGAMVGLDPETVRASGERVLGDEPMSAAELRARAAELFPDRDPGAVVQTWLYQLPVLQTPPRGLWKNNSRPVWSRIQPWLGTELDPGYPLEELVLRYLRAFGPASTMDVQTWSRLLGIKEAVDRLGERVRTYRDERGRTLYDAADAELADPDLPAPVRFLGWYDNLYLSHQDRSRVVTDGAAPPLQRSATQVAPILVDGYLAGIYKVCTDRERARLRIAPERAWSPAERSAVEAEGAALLDFLEPERAASVEILAPGANLKP
- a CDS encoding aminoglycoside phosphotransferase family protein, whose amino-acid sequence is MLTPLIGLPDEMLVAVLGGRWGFEVASLEYAPLGFGSHHWRVSGVGGRRWFVTVDELRPRTLGEPSAAAFERLRAALATARQLSAGGLDFVVAPIPDRDDEVVARIGEHYAVACYPLLAGRQFAWGEFRDDAHRRAAFDMIVAVHSAPVAAVARADDFTVAHRDEFDWALAGERVDRGPYAEPMAELIASAADEIRAAWRRYDDLAVTARTADPVLTHGEPHAGNTMLTPEGWRLIDWDTALLAPPERDLWDLDPGDGSLLRDYAAATGVTPRPDLLDLYRLRWDLTDAAEYVHRFRHPHTDSADAAESWKGLCENISRLTGAAPARATTS